The genomic region TATATTAAACAAGCTTAACATTATTTCAGCCAAGAATTCTTTATTTTCTTTATTATAAACATTAGCGGTAAAAATAGCTTTTCCTTCTTTTCCAATTTTTTCTATATGCTGCTCAATAATGTGTTTGGCAAAGTCAGTTTTGCTATTATTGCGCGAAACCATCAAATTATCAAGATACATTTCAAAAAACTCAGCCAAATTGTAACCGAACAACTCCTGCGCTTCTTTATTGGCGCGTACTATTTTACCCGGGAACGAGCCTCTCATCTTACTTATTATCACAGCGCCGTTTGTGACGGAAAGAACAGCGTCCGTAGTTTCCTGCCTTTCAGCAAGAAGCTCAAGCATTTGTTTATGCGCGGTGTTGTTTTTAAGCGTTACTATAAACCCGCGGTCCTCTGTTACGGCGGCGTTAAATTCAACCTCCATAGGAACCGGCGTCTGTAAATGGTAAAACCTTGAATAAATATAACCTTGTTTAAAAAGCTCTTCCATGTCGCGGTAAACCACGCGGCGGTCGGACTTTATAAACATATTGTTTATAAGAGCGCCTTTTTGGCAAAGCTCTTTAGCAAGCCCAAGCGTGAAAAACGCGGAGTTGACAGCCTCTATTTTACCGTCTGTTTTACATTTGACGGCGGGTATATTAAGAAGCATAACATCTTGTATATCCAAATCAGCCTTTATTGGAATTATCTCGTTTATAACAACAAGATACTCCGAAGACAAAGTGTTTTTCTTTATCTCTTTTTTGTTTATCGGTACAAGTTTAAGGCTAAGGTTCTTTTTATTACCGTTGGAAAGTTTTATTAAATTTCCGTCAAATTTTGAAGGGTCAAAAATAAATTCCGTTTCCGCAGTTTCAAGACGTTTCATTTTTTTACGCGCCGCAAGGTTTAAGAAAGGCTTTATGTAGAATTGGCGGTAAACATTCCTATCCTCAAGCCTGACGCCGAACATTCTTCTGGCTGCGGAATTAAGCTGCGATACATACCCGTTATGTGAAACAATGGCCAGCTCTGAAGGATAATTTTCAAAACTGTTTCTAAACAGTTCTCTGTCGCGCCTCAAATCATGTATGGCGCGGTTAACTATTGTAACGTCTTTAAAAAACATCAGTATTATTTTCTTACCCATGTATTTAGAAGTTACCGCTTTTACCTCAAGCTGAACTTCATCTTCATCTTTTTTAAGAAGGGTAATGTCATGGGGGGAAATAACGTCCACATTGCTTGATACGGAGTTATACACTTCCTCAAATTCTTTTATGTGCTGCGGGCTTACCAAATTGTTTATATTAACATCGGCAAGTTCTTCCACAGAGTCGTAGCCCATCAGCTTTGCAAAAGTGGTGTTGGCGAAAATAATTTTGTCCCTTTCAACGATTATAACGCCTTCGCCTGAATTTTCAACCAGCAAGGAATACTTTTCCCTTGATTCCCTGAGCTGCTTTTCCATTTTGCTTTTAACTGTAATGTCTTCCGAAACGGAAATAAGATAGTCGGGCGTTCCATCTTTTTTAAATATAGGCGTTTTTACCGTATGCATTATTTTAACGCCCTCTTTAACGGTTGAAATAAGTTCCTGGGGAATGTCCATTTCCCGTCCGGATCCAAATACTCTGGCGTCCTGTTCCTTAATGTAGTCTTTTAAATCCTGGCTGACGCCTGTCTGATAAAAATCTTTACCCACGACTTCGGAAGCTTTGTAACCGAAAAGTTCCTCGCTCTTTTTATTCCATAAAATATATTCGCCGTTATATTTTTTAGCTATAAGAGAAACGGGCAAGTTATCAACCACGGTCTGTAAAAACTCATTAAGCGTTATTATTTCTTTTTCGCTCTTTCTTTTGGCCGTAATGTCTTCGGCTATAGTAAGCATCCAAAAAGGTTTGCCCGTTTCGTCAAAAATAGGCGCTTTAATAAGATGCAAAATAAATTCATCGCCCGTTTTAGTAATAAATGTTTCTTCGGGCATGTCAACTATTTTGCCGGCTTTTAACATTTCCTGTTCACGGGATATATAGTAGTGGTCCATAGCGTCGTCTTTAACATATTCGGCGCGGACGGTATCCCGGCCCAAAAGTTCTTCGCTAGTTTTGTTGGAAAGTATTATTTTGCCGTCTATATCACGTACGTACATCGGAATGGGCGAGTGCATAAAAACCGCTTCTAAAAGTTTTTTGGTTTCTAATATATCACGTTCTTTTTTAACATCGGCCGTTATATCTTGCGCAACGCTTAAAACGGAAATCATTTTGCCGTCTTTATCGCGCACGGGAACTTTTGTAAGGTGAATAAGCGCTGTTGAACCGTCCGGCTGTTTATACTCTTCAACAGGTATGTCTAAAATTTTTCCCGTTTTTAATACTGTATTTTCCCTGCTTAAATAACCTTTAACCCTTTCCTCGCTTTCATGTTTGGGGTTATTGGCGTTTTTCCAGGCGTCTTCGGCAACTTCTTCATCATAAAGCATAGCTATATTTTCAGAAAAATCCGCCGTGTCTCCACCATGAAACATTTCAACGGATTTTTTGTTTCTTAATAAATATCTGCCGTGTTTATCCCTTGCGTAAAGACTTAAAGGAACATTGTCTATTAAAGCCTGAAGGAAGGCAAGAACCTGTTGGTTCTTGACATTTTCTGCAACGGATACGGTAATATCCTCAAAAATATCAAAAAGAAAAACATCTCCGTAAGACGATTCCATGTAGTTCTTAAAAATATTATAAATTCTTTTTTTATCGCCAAATTCTATATGGAGATTTTGTATATATTGCTGTTTTTTAGACGAAATAACCTCTTTATCCCGTTTTTCTATTTCTTTTAAAGCTTTTTTATCTTTTACAAACACGCCGAGATTTTGGCCTATGATATCTTTGGCGGGGACATCCGTAAGTTCCTCGGCTTTTTTATTCCAAAAAAGAACAATGCCGTCTTTATCCCTTATAATCATGGCGTAGGGGGAGGAGTCCGTCATCTGAAAAATATTATCTTTTGTTATTTGGGAACCGGGGGAAAGTTCTTCTATATTTAAAATACAAAGTTTTTCTTTCTCAAAAATCGTCACGGCTATTTTAGAATATATTTTTTTGCCGTCTTTTGCGGTTATTTTTTGGTAAAAAACAGGCTGTTGGGTAATGGTTTCTTTTTTTATCGAGAGCTTTGTAATTTGAGTATTGTCAATTTCCTCAGCCGTATAGCTAAGCAGGTCAAGGGCTTTTTGGTTGGCGTATAGTATTGAGCCTCTATCGTCAATAATAAGCGTGGGCGCGTAAAAGTTTTCAAACAACGATTTAGCGTTGTCAAAAACAGCCTTTGTTTCAGGTAACATTTCATGTGAGAAAAAAGAAAATAAGCCCTTTGCCATAAAACCCCTCTTACGTGATAATTTTTTAGCTTCAGTATTATGCTATTAAATTAATACATTTCTTTCAAGAAGTATTATATGCATATATGCGCGCATTGGAAAAGTATTTTTTACACTAATTTTACAGTAGTATAAACAAACTATGCAATTTTAGTGTAAATTTATTACAATATATTTGTTGTAGTTCTATTGTTAAGACTAATAACAATAAACAGCGGGGCAAGGCTTATGTCTGGTAGAAAAAAGAAGAAAAACGTCTTAAAGAAAGACGGGGAAATAAGCCAGGGTGCCTGTAAAGAAAAAACTCCCATAGAAAGCTTGAGCGATTATCTTATAGGCGACGGCTGGAAAATAATGACGTTTTTGGGAGGGAAGGGGAAAAAATAACAACCTTTCTTCCAAAATTATGCGTTATTAATCAAACTCCCGGGTTTTAAACCCCGGGAGTTTATTTTTTTGTATTTATACCATAGCAAACAGCGCAAACTACAAGAGAGCGATACAAAAATTACCCTAGGCGGCAATATTCAATTTAGGCAGCGGCGGCGCCGGATTTATAAAACTTCCCATACTAGCGCCCGGGATTTCTTTTGTTTCAAAGCTGCGGTTTCCCTCAACAACAAACAGTAACGCCTCCGAAGCGGCAAGGCGGAGGCATCGTGAAATCAAGATACTATCTATACCCCGGCTTAGAAGGGGAAGCCGTATTGCCCCGTCAAGTCTATAAGAGTGTCCGGACTATCTATACCCCGGCTTAGAAGGGGGAAGCCGTATTCTCATAAAAAAATTCCCGGAAAGTTTTGCCTTTCCGGGAATTTTTTTGTTGTTTTTAAGGCTAATTAAAATACTTTACCGTTTATTTTAACGTTTTTACCGGTTTTGTCTTTAGCGGTGCCGTTTATTATATAAACTCCGTTACCTCTTTCTCTAAGCTTGCCTATGTCAATACGGTTTTCTCCTTCAGTAAGGCTTACAGAACCTATTTTAAGGCCGCTCAAATTGTAAATATCGCATTTTCCGTTGCCGCAATTTTCAAGTCTGACGTTAAGATCTTGGTTTCTTATGGCTCCTAAAAAAGTAACTTTAGGAGCGTCCGGTTTATCCTCATCCTCAACACCTGTAGACGGTTCATATTCACCGGTAGCAACCGGCATTACAAATTTTGCGATGGTTACAAAACCTTCTCTTTTTCCTGTATTTAAAGTAAGATTTTGGTTTTTATTTCTGTTAAGCGTTAAAAGATAATATTGCTCGCTGTTTGTAACCAACAATTTACCTTTCTCATTATATAGAACAATATCATCTTGGCTTATTTTGTCAGCCGTTAATTCTTTTAAAGAAGAAAATGAGGTCACAATAGTGCCTGAAGGGCATTCTGAGTTAATATAATTAAGCATACCCTGCATTCCTTTGTTAAAAGCCTCAGATGTATAGTTCATGGCGCATTTGTAGTCTTTTAATAAAATATATCCTGTGTTTTCACCGTCCATGGTTACCGCTCTTGCGTCTTTTAAAACAGCCATGCTGTCAACACCGGCGGAGCCGTTTCTTTTTTCTTCCTCAAACTTAGTGTCGGAATATAAAAGCGAGAATCTTGTAATATTTTTTTGAACAGATTTTAACACCTGCCCGGTTTGAGCGTCCCTTACAAGAAGTATAAAATCCCCGTCAACAAAAAGTTTGCTTGAGCCCACAGTGCCCATACCATCCCAGGTTCCGGCAAGGTTACCTTCACCCACAGGCTGTTCAAAAACTCCGCCTTCCCAAACTTTAACGGTATCAGTATCAATTACCGGCGCGCTCTTTGTACTTCTAACTTTTATTTCTTGTCCTCTTGTATTAAGAAGCACAGCTGAATTTAAATCTTTAGAATTTGCTTTGGCGGACTTTGCCCCTGCAAGCAAACCGTTAACAAAAGCTGTCTTTTCCACATGAACCTCTACGTTAAGTTTGGCGGGTTGGTTTGCCACGTTAACATTATAGGCGTATTTTACAGGGGTAAATTCCTTTACCACGCTGATTCCGCCGCCTAATGAAACCTGTGAAGATGTAAGTGTTACCGCAAGGTTATCCGCCGTTACAACGCCTGGTTGCGGAGGGGGAGGTTCGTCACCGCCGCCGTCATCGGGGTCTTCGGTAATAACCGGCATTTTTGTTTGCATCATAAATATAACACCCGAATACTTTCCGAAAGGAAGCGTGGGTTCTTTTTTTACAGGCACAGAATAGAAATAAAGATAATATTCCTCTCCGTTGGTTTTAACAGGTTTACCGTTTAAATCTCTTATAGTAGCCGTCATGGTATTTAAAGTATCAGCCGGGAAATTTTTATATTTGGTTTTATCATTATCATCTTGCACGAAACCATATCCTATAACATTGTTCGCGCAAAAACCGTTATACTCCCTGGCTATAGCTTCAACGCCTGCGTTGTAGGCTTCTGTTGAAGTTACGTCAGCCCCGCAGCCGTAATTTTTAACAATAATATAACCGTGCTGAGCGTCGCCGTTAGTCATTTTAGTTTCTTTTACTTTGAGGTAATTATCTTCATTTACAACTTCAAAATCGGAGTAATAAGGCATAAAATGTTCGCCTACAGAAGAATGGCTGCCTACTATTAAATCTGTTTTAACGTCTCTTACCAAAGTTAAAATCATGCCGCCCATGGGATATTTTTTACCGTTTACCGTGCCATATCCGTCCCATTCTTCTTGAATTTCATGTTCCCCCGGGGTAAGAGTAAAAATATTTGATTCCCATATTTTATACATATTTTGCTCAACATCTTCCTCATCACTGCCTCTCGTAGTCCCCGCTTTTGTTTTAGGGCCTTCTGTAATGGCCTTTAACATATTATAATCTGCAAAAGATTTTGAGCTTAATATGTTTTTTACTGTAGTTTTCGACGAGGAAAAAGATTTAAGACTTTTGGTTCCGGAAATGGAATTTATAAAATCAGATTTCGGAGTATATATTTGAAATTTTACTTGGGCGGGTTCATCCGTATCAATTTTTGCCTTAACAGAATAGGGGAGCTTGACTCTTACTACTTCTTTTCCGTTAATGGTAAGTATGTCAAAGCCTATTTCGGGAATAACTTTTGAAACATAAATGTCAGCTTTACAGCATATGCTTGAAAATATCAACAAAAAAACAAGCACAAAAAACAGCCTTAAAGGTCTTTTCATAGTGCATTCTCCATTAAACTACAATTGTACAGATATCTTTATTATATGCAATAAAATAGTCATGTCAATATATTATTTTATATTAGAACTGATATAACAGGGTACTGCCTTCAAATATTTTTAAGGGCTTGACTTTTATCTATTATATGATTATTATATTAAGAGTATAACAACTATTTACCCTTTAATAAAAAGGGGAGGGAATATGAAAAATATTATAGTTTCATTATGTTTTGTCTTATGTTTAGTGTTTTTTGCCGCATCTTCTCAGGCGGAAACCATTACTATGGTTACTATCTTACCTAAACCCGCTGCGGCCTTTGTGAATTTAGATGTAAAAAAAGATTCACAGTTTTACCAAATGGAATTAGGCAAAAATACCGAGATGGAAGTTGAAACCAAAGAAATAAACGTTGAAAATGTTTTTGTCGGTAATTCAATGCAGGTAGCCACGCTTGATACGACCAGTGAAGCCAGTTTTAAAACCGCGAATGTAGGCGGAACTTTGGTTGTCGACGGTGCTGATGGTATTGCGGCTAAAGAAATCAAATTTAACGCTGTTACAATTAATAATGTGGCTCTTGAAAAACCGGCGGTAAAAGCTGCCGCATCTGACGGTAAAGCCTATAATGACACATCAGTATCAAAAGCCGCGGCAACACTGGCATACCAAACTATTCCGGCCGCGCCCTTGAACCAGGCTTCAGGCACATATAGGGCTTTAGTAGCGCAATAAGGAGATAATTATGAAAAAATTTATACCAATACCGTTTGTTTTATTATTAACAGCTTTCTGTTTTGCGGAAACCATTGACAGCGTTGCGTTCCACCCTTCGCCAACCGGTAATTATGACGTGCTTAATATAAGCAAAAACCTTGAGCTTAAAGAAAAAGCAAATATTAATTTTTTAGAAGCTAAAGGCAGTTTAACCGTAAAAGGAACTGACGGCGGCGCGGGCACAATAGTGGTAGGCAAAGGGTTAACTGTAGGCCAGGCGGCAAGTTTGCCCAGCGCTGAACTTATTACCCCGAAATTAGATATTACGGGCACCTCAGAAGTTGATGTTAAAGGTAACGCGAAAATAGCAAAACTGGCTAACGACGCAAATACAAAAGCGGCTACTTTTAACGCCCAAAACGTTCTTACCTGTAAAGTAAAAGGGCAAGATTCCGCCAGCAATATTTCAGTGCAAACACAGGGCGGCGGGTATGCGGCGTTCCCTTCAGCAAGCGCGAGCGGAACTTTACGCTGGGTTGAAATACAGGATATAAGCGGCGGGAAGCATATGATTTTAGTTGAGCAATCGGCAGGAACTGCAAATTGTAAGGCAAATGATTACTGCTGTATAGATCCTTCCTCTACGGCCTGCCTTACCAGCATGAAAGATAATATTGCAGCCGCTTCAACAATTCAAGTAGGCAATGAAAGCCAAACAATTATATGTAATTAATTTAACACTAAAAAAAGGGCCTTCAAGTTGAAGGCCCTTTTTTTTATGATAGGATAAACACCTCCTGCGTAAGCCGGGGGATGGATAACCTCTTATTTCGCAACACCTCCGCCTTACTGCCGCGGAGGTGTTGCTGTTTGTTGTTGAGTGAAACCGCAAAGCAAAGCTTTGAAACAAAAGAAACTCCTGGGCGTTAAACCGGGTAGTTTCATTGCTCCCGCTAAGAAGGTGTGTCTAAAAATAAAAGCAACAGCAAAAGTAATTAAGTACAGATTATCCTTTTTACACTGCTTTATAAACCGATATCTTTTTGTTTTTAATTATTATGTTTTATAACAGCGCTGCCTGAAAATTATGAAACGGCTGTTATATCTAAATACACAAAAAAACCTCCCCCGGTTTTTGCCGGGGGAGGTTTTTTAGTAAAATAAGCTAGTTTACTTCAACTATTTTAACATCAAAAAGCAATTCTTTACCCGCTAAAGGATGGTTAAAATCAAGCTCAATTTCTTTATCGGAAACTTTTGTAACCACCGCTTGAAAGCTGTGCCCGCCCGATTGCGCGCCGACAACATCGCCCACTTTAATTTCTTTAGCGTTCGTAATAGCCTCTGCTGGAACGGTTTTTTTAGCTTCAGGGTTTACTTCGCCGTAACCTTCAGCGGCGGCAACGGTGACTACTTTTGATTCGCCCGCTTTCATGCCTTCAAGTTCTTTTTCAAGCCCTTTAATTATATGTCCCGCGCCGTGAACGTATTCCAAAGGCGCTCTCCCTTCGGAAGTATCCCTTACTTCGCCGTCAACCTTTAAAGTATAATCAAACTTCACTTTTGAGCCTTGTTTTATCATTCTTATCTCCTGTTAGTGATTTTATATTTCCTGTATTAAGAATGACTTATATTTAAGGCAAAATAAATACAATAGAAATATTTTTAAAATTAAATTGCGCCGTCAGCTTACAAATCCTCTGTGTAGGATATATTTTTTGTTTTGCTAAACTCCTCAACCAACCCGCTGCCGGCAATAAAGGCAAGCTGCCCGGATTTGCTTGTGTGGTGCTCTTCAAAAAGCTCGCTGCCAAAATCTATTTCGCACCAGTTAAACTGTGTTTCCGAATAAACGCTTTCCACGTAAGCGGCGTATTTACTTACCCATTTATGTTCAACTCCTAAGGCCACGGCGTAGGGCAGATATTTGGCAAAAACATCGTTATCAAGCTTTGCTTGCCCGTTATTATCAGAGCCGCTTAAAAACTTCCTAAAACCTTCTATTTCAGATATTTTTTCAATCCCGGCGTCCGTAAACGGGGGGAAAAACCTTCTAAAAGTAATAACGGTAATTATTATAAAAATAAACATACTGCCTAAATACAAAATACCGCCCCCAGAACTAAATAATAAGAAAATAAAACCTAACAAACCCAAAACATAGCCGGTTATATCAAGCGCTTTATCGCTTCTTATATATTTGGATTTAACATGCTCTTTGGCGTTTTTTTTGTGGGCGCTTATTATAGATTGTATTTCTTTGGATGTTTTATCAGCGGGTGTAAATTTTTTGGCGCCTCCTTCAAATAAAACGGAAAGTAAAGCTTTTTCATCTTCAGAAATACTCTTATTTTCTTTACCTGTTTTTTCCAAATATATGTTTTTACCGCTTAACACAATTTTTAAAATGCCGTTAACAGCCATGTTTAAAATAGAAGACGTAAGCATTTTATATCTGTCTTTAATCTGGCCGGGGTTTTTTTTATATAAGTAGCGTACGGCCGCAACGCTTAAATCAGAAGGCGGCGTTGAAACTGTTTTATCTTCCTGCGGTTTCCTGTTTCTTAAAACTATCCATACAATAATATAGTAAATAAGCAGCGTAAAAATTATTAAAAGGGGCAAAACAATTTTTTTATTATCCGCCATAAAATCATGGAACTCACTGACGGCGGGTGCGGAAACCGTTCCTTTGGGTAAACCTAAAGAAATAATAACGGAGGCGTCTTTATTGTCTTTATTTTCAAAATTGAAATTCAGCTTACCTTCGGAATACTCCCTGCCGCCGTTAAATTCGGCTAATTTACCGTCAACACCGTATAGTGTTTTTAAATAAACGGGAATCACGCCCTTGGGTAGATTAACGGTAACGGAAATATTTGAAGGATTGTATTTATTAAAAGAACCGGTTGTATCTATATAAAGCTCGTCGGAATCGCTATAAAATTTTATTAAAGAGGTTTTGTAATATACGGTATATTCATGGCTGCCTTTTTTAAGGTCTGAAGAGTCAATAAAAATCCTTTTACTGTTTGGGGTGTTTTGCTCTGTATAGGCTACGGGTTGGCCGTCTTTTTCAACGGATAAAATTTTAAAATCCTTATCTTTTTTTACCCACAGGGCGGAATTATGTATTGTGTTAAAATCCTTAAAAAAAGTATCGGGTGTTTCATCTTCGCCTATATCGAAAACCAGTTTTTCTTTAACAAGTACAGCCGGGGAATCGGCTAGCGTAATATCTGCCTTATAATCAGTTAAAACGGCGGCGTTGAGCCCGGGTAAAGCTGACAATAATATAAGCAAAGCGTATATTTTTTTCATTTTTAAATACCTTTTATATTTTTGTAAAAGTAAAATCAAAATATTCTTTCTTGTTAAAATCAAGCATTTTAGCCACTATATTAACGGGAAACGCACCCGTTACGGTGTTCATATCCCTTACGGCGTGATGATAACCGCCCGAAGCGTATTTAATTTTTCTTTCCACTTTTTCAAGTTGTGTTTTACAGGATTGGAAATCCTCATTTTCTTCAATTTTTTTTATTAAATAAAGCTGTCTTAAAAAAGAAGAAAAATTTTCGGCAAGAACCTTCTCTTCTAAAGTTCTTTTTACAGGGTCAGCAGAAAAATCAATTTCTTCTTTCAGATTGTTTGCTAAAGATAAAAAGGATTTGTTATCCTGCATACCATACGACGCTATGGAAGCCATTTTTTTTATAACATCGTTTCGCGCGCGCAGGTGTATATCTAAAGTATTCCAGGCGGTGTTTAAAGCTTTTTCAAGTTTTTGCATTTTATAATAAGAATAAGCGCAAAAACCTAAAGTAGGAAAAATTATGAATGCGGCAATTAATAAAGGTGTCATATACAAATAATTTACAAAATAATGGCATTAGCCGTCAAAAAATGGCAAAATTACTTTAAGGACTTGATTATGAACATAAAAGATATAAAACTTGTAATTTTTGATATGGACGGACTTTTGCTTGAAACTGAAAAGCTTTATATGGATTTATTTTGCAAAACCATGGACGAGCTGGGGTATAAAGCCGATAAAGAACTTTATTTGCCCTGTGTAGGCGTGGGCAGCGCAAATGGAAGGGCTTATTTAAAAAGCAAACTTGGGCAGGATTTCCCGGCGGAAAGGCATGAGGGTCTTATGTTTAAAAGAGCCTACGACTACGTAATTGAAAAAGGGGTAGATCACAGGCCGGGAGTCAGCGAACTTTTAGACTTGCTTGACAGCCTTAACATAAATAAAGGCATTGCCTCCTCAAATGACAAAGAATTTGTTTTGCACGCTTTAAAAAACAGTAATTTAATTAATAGATTTTCTGTTATAAACACCGCTCAAGACGTTAAAAAAACAAAACCTTCGCCGGATTTGTTTCTTAAAACGGCAAAAGATTTTGGCGTGCCTGCCTCACAAACCCTTGTTTTGGAAGACTCCGAAAACGGGGTTTTGGCCGCAAACGCAGCCCAAATGCGGGTGTTTATGATACCGGATATAAAAATGCCTTCACCTGAAATAGAAAAAAAAGCGACCGCTGTTTTTAACTCACTCCACGATGTGGTTGATGTATTTAAAAGGAACTTTTAAGCTCATGATACCAGCTAAAGTTAAGGATTTTTTAGACAAACACTGCCTTTTAGCCATTGAACATGAGGAAGGCTCCACGGCAACATCCGTTATGGCGGCAGAAAAATTGGGCGTTGAAGTGGGCCAAATAGCCAAAAGCCTTCTTTTAAAAAATAAAGAAGGTCAATTTTTTTTAATTTTGTGCGCAGGGGATAAAAAAATATCTTCTTCCAAGGTAAAGGAAATAACAAAATCTAAAGCGGAGTTTACCAAACCGCAAGAAACTATTGACGTAACAGGCTTTGCTATAGGGGGGGTATGTCCTTTCGGCCTGGATAATGTACCTTTATATATAGACAAAAGCCTTAGCGTTTATGATGCGGTATACCCTGCGGCAGGCACAGCGTCTTCCTCGGTAAAAACAAGTTTTAAGCAACTGCTCGGCATACTTAACGCCAAGGAATGCGATGTTACCGCATAAATTTACCAAAAAAAAGATTTGATTGCCATGGTTCATGGCATAAAGCGCGGTTTTATAAGAAAAAACCCCAGGCCGTAAGCCTGGGGTAAATTTATTTGGAATTTATTTAAAAATAGAATCTTAATGTTAAACCTGCGTTAATACCGTCTAAATCAAGCATAACCTTTTCGGAAGCGGTCGCGTAGAATGTGGTTCCGTCCCATTTGTCTATTTTTGAAGAAAAAGAATATCTGGCGTCAAAACCTAAGCCCATCATTTGTGAAATTCTCCACTCAACTCCGGCGTTAATATGAGGGAAAACTTTGTTTTCTTTATAGGACTCCATGCCGTCTTTTAATTTAGCAAACACCATAGAAACACCGGCGCCGCCCCAAACGTTAAACTTCTCATTTAAATTATATTTATAATAAACTGTTAAAGGAAGAACAGATGATGTTATTTCTACATCATACTTAAGATTGGAGAGAGAAACGCCCTCAAGTTCATCTTTGCTTATTCCTTCAAAACCTAATTTTACACCGATTGAAGCGTCATTATTTAAAGAATATTCATAAAAACCTTCTAAACCGTAAACAAAATTATTTTCCGTTAAATCAGTACTTCTCATATACGGTTGAATAGAATCTTTAAATTTATCAATGTTAGTTTTTTTCTGGGTAGCGCCAAGCTTAAATCCAAAACCAAACTCGTTTGCGAAAGCGGATGTTGAAATTAACATTCCGACAAACAGCACAGCTATTATTTTTTTCATTACAAGCTCCTTTCATTAATTTTAATTACTTTGTTATTTTATAAATAAATTACCCCTTTCCGCAATAGTTTTTAACTCGTAATTTTTGATTTTAACAAAAAAGCAAAATTAGCAGGGATTTTAAAAAACAAAAAAAACACACCTGATTTTAAAGCCCCGCAAGAACAAGTCTCTTTTTTGTTTTTTTTGCAAAAAAGCAAAAAAGGGGTCATTTTTTAAAACTCCGTAAAAAAGCTGTTTGTTTTTTAAAAGTAAAAGCAGTTGCAAATTTTGACAAATAATTTACCGGACATCTAAGCTAAATTATCAGATATAGCAAAAAACAAACTTGATTTCACGTCAGAAAATTAAGGTTATCCATAAATACTGACATATAATGGCATATGTTTGCCATATATTGACATATGTCATACCAATTGTTATTATATGTCATAGCCATGTTGGCAGATTGTTTTTAACAATTATTTTAGAGCGGGCGGATACTATGGAATATGGAAAAAACGCGAGAATTAAAATTAAACTAAAAACCGGAGAGGAGTTTGAAGCGGAAGGCGACAAAGCCTTCATAAATGAGCAAAAGAATGAATTTTTGACATTAATAGGCAAAACAAACGG from Elusimicrobium minutum Pei191 harbors:
- a CDS encoding HAD family hydrolase gives rise to the protein MNIKDIKLVIFDMDGLLLETEKLYMDLFCKTMDELGYKADKELYLPCVGVGSANGRAYLKSKLGQDFPAERHEGLMFKRAYDYVIEKGVDHRPGVSELLDLLDSLNINKGIASSNDKEFVLHALKNSNLINRFSVINTAQDVKKTKPSPDLFLKTAKDFGVPASQTLVLEDSENGVLAANAAQMRVFMIPDIKMPSPEIEKKATAVFNSLHDVVDVFKRNF
- a CDS encoding YbaK/EbsC family protein, with the protein product MIPAKVKDFLDKHCLLAIEHEEGSTATSVMAAEKLGVEVGQIAKSLLLKNKEGQFFLILCAGDKKISSSKVKEITKSKAEFTKPQETIDVTGFAIGGVCPFGLDNVPLYIDKSLSVYDAVYPAAGTASSSVKTSFKQLLGILNAKECDVTA
- a CDS encoding LemA family protein; the encoded protein is MTPLLIAAFIIFPTLGFCAYSYYKMQKLEKALNTAWNTLDIHLRARNDVIKKMASIASYGMQDNKSFLSLANNLKEEIDFSADPVKRTLEEKVLAENFSSFLRQLYLIKKIEENEDFQSCKTQLEKVERKIKYASGGYHHAVRDMNTVTGAFPVNIVAKMLDFNKKEYFDFTFTKI
- a CDS encoding outer membrane beta-barrel protein; protein product: MKKIIAVLFVGMLISTSAFANEFGFGFKLGATQKKTNIDKFKDSIQPYMRSTDLTENNFVYGLEGFYEYSLNNDASIGVKLGFEGISKDELEGVSLSNLKYDVEITSSVLPLTVYYKYNLNEKFNVWGGAGVSMVFAKLKDGMESYKENKVFPHINAGVEWRISQMMGLGFDARYSFSSKIDKWDGTTFYATASEKVMLDLDGINAGLTLRFYF